Genomic DNA from Pseudomonas sp. CCC3.1:
GAGTGATCAACCGTAACAACCGCTTGAAGCGCCTGCTTGATCTGTCCGCTCCGGACATCATCGTGCGTAACGAAAAGCGTATGTTGCAAGAAGCCGTCGACGCCTTGCTCGACAACGGTCGTCGTGGCCGCGCTATCACTGGTTCGAACAAGCGTCCTCTGAAATCCTTGGCTGACATGATCAAGGGTAAACAAGGTCGTTTCCGTCAGAACTTGCTCGGTAAGCGTGTTGACTACTCGGGTCGTTCGGTAATTACCGTAGGTCCGACCTTGCGTCTGCACCAGTGCGGTCTGCCGAAGAAAATGGCTCTTGAGCTGTTCAAACCTTTCATTTTTGGCAAGCTTGAAATGCGCGGTCTTGCGACCACCATCAAAGCAGCCAAGAAAATGGTTGAGCGTGAGCTGCCAGAGGTTTGGGACGTTCTCGCTGAAGTCATCCGCGAACACCCGGTACTTCTCAACCGTGCGCCGACCCTTCACCGTCTGGGTATCCAGGCGTTTGAACCGGTACTGATCGAAGGTAAGGCTATTCAGCTGCACCCTCTGGTCTGTGCTGCGTACAACGCCGACTTCGACGGAGACCAAATGGCCGTGCACGTACCGCTGACACTGGAAGCCCAGTTGGAAGCGCGTGCGTTGATGATGTCGACCAACAACATCCTGTCGCCAGCCAACGGTGAGCCAATCATCGTTCCGTCGCAGGACGTTGTATTGGGTCTGTACTACATGACGCGTGAAGCGATCAACGCCAAAGGCGAAGGTCGTGTGTTCGCCGATTTGCAAGAAGTTGACCGTGTATTCCGTGCTGGCGAAGCCGCACTGCATGCCAAGGTTAAAGTGCGGATCAACGAAACCGTTAACGACCGTGATGGTGGCAGCGTAAGCAACACCCGTATCGTCGACACTACCGTCGGCCGTGCGCTGTTGTTCCAGGTTGTGCCAAAAGGTCTGTCGTACGACGTCGTCAACCTGCCAATGAAGAAAAAGGCGATCTCCAAGCTGATCAACCAGTGCTACCGCGTGGTTGGTTTGAAAGAGACCGTGATCTTCGCTGACCAGCTGATGTACACCGGTTTTGCTTACTCGACTATTTCCGGCGTTTCCATCGGTGTTAACGACTTCGTTATCCCTGATGAAAAAGCTCGCATCATCGCGGCTGCTACCGATGAAGTGAAAGAAATCGAAAGCCAGTACGCCTCGGGCCTGGTAACACAGGGCGAGAAGTACAACAAAGTGATCGACCTTTGGTCGAAAGCGAACGACGAAGTCTCCAAGGCAATGATGTCGAACCTCTCGAAAGAGAAGGTTATTGATCGTCACGGCGACGAAGTTGAGCAAGAGTCGTTCAACTCGATGTACATGATGGCCGACTCGGGTGCACGGGGTTCTGCTGCGCAGATCCGTCAGCTGGCCGGTATGCGTGGTTTGATGGCCAAGCCGGATGGCTCCATCATCGAAACGCCGATTACTGCGAACTTCCGTGAAGGTTTGAGCGTACTTCAGTACTTCATCTCGACTCACGGTGCTCGTAAGGGTCTGGCGGATACCGCCTTGAAAACTGCTAACTCCGGTTACTTGACGCGTCGTCTGGTAGACGTTGCGCAGGATCTGGTTGTGACTGAAGTCGATTGCGGAACCGAACACGGTCTGCTGATGACTCCGCACATTGAAGGCGGCGACGTTGTAGAGCCATTGGGTGAGCGCGTACTGGGTCGAGTCATCGCCCGTGACGTATTCAAGCCGGGTACCGATGAAGTTATCGTTCCAGCCGGCACCCTGGTTGACGAGAAGTGGGTTGAATTCATCGAGCTGAATAGCATCGACGAAGTGATCGTGCGCTCGCCAATCAGCTGTGAGACCCGTTTCGGTATTTGTGCCAAGTGCTACGGTCGCGATCTGGCTCGTGGTCACCAGGTGAACATCGGTGAAGCTGTCGGCGTAATCGCTGCTCAGTCGATTGGTGAGCCGGGTACCCAGCTGACGATGCGTACGTTCCACATCGGTGGTGCGGCAAGCCGGACCTCTGCTGCAGACAGCGTTCAGGTGAAGAATGGCGGTACTGTCCGTCTGCACAACCTGAAGCACGTAGAACGTGTAGATGGTTGCCTGGTAGCGGTATCGCGTTCCGGTGAGCTGGCAATCGCTGATGACTACGGTCGTGAGCGTGAGCGTTACAAGCTGCCGTACGGCGCCGTAATTTCGGTTAAAGAAGGTGACAAGGTTGACGCTGGCTCTATCGTAGCCAAGTGGGATCCGCACACTCACCCAATCGTTACCGAAATGAAAGGTACCGTGACCTACGTGGGCATGGAAGAAGGCATCACGATCAAGCGTCAGACTGACGAATTGACCGGTATGACCAACATTGAAGTGCTTGATGCCAAAGACCGTCCAGCTGCCGGCAAGGATATCCGTCCAGCCGTTAAGATGGTCGGTGTTGATGGTAAGGATCTGCTGTTGCCAGGTACCGACGTACCGGCTCAGTACTTCCTGCCAGCTAACGCTTTGGTCGGTGTAGCGGATGGTGCGGAAATCGCGATCGGTGACGTTATCGCTCGTATTCCGCAAGAAACTTCGAAAACTCGAGACATCACCGGTGGTCTGCCGCGCGTTGCTGACTTGTTCGAAGCGCGTCGTCCGAAAGAAGCCTCGATCTTGGCTGAAGTCAGCGGCACCATCGCGTTCGGTAAAGAAACCAAAGGCAAGCGCCGTCTGGTTATTACCCCGAACGACGGTAGCGATCCGTACGAAGAGCTGATTCCAAAGTGGCGCCACCTGAACGTCTTCGAAGGCGAACAAGTGAACCGCGGCGAAGTTATCTCGGACGGTCCAAGCGATCCACACGACATCCTGCGTTTGCTGGGTGTGAGTGCGCTGGCAAAGTACATCGTTAACGAGATTCAAGACGTTTACCGTCTGCAAGGCGTAAAAATCAACGATAAGCACATCGAGACGATCCTTCGTCAGATGCTGCGTAAAGTTGAAATTGCCGAGTCTGGCGATTCCTCCTTCATCAAGGGCGACCAGATGGAGTTGACGCAAGTACTGGTCGAAAACGAGCGTCTGGGTAACGAAGACAAATTTGTGTCCAAGTTCACTCGCGTTCTGTTGGGTATCACCAAGGCGTCGTTGTCGACTGAATCGTTCATCTCTGCGGCCTCTTTCCAAGAGACTACCCGCGTACTGACCGAAGCAGCGGTAACCGGCAAGCGCGACTACCTGCGCGGCCTGAAAGAAAACGTTGTCGTGGGTCGTTTGATCCCGGCAGGTACTGGTCTGGCATACCACAGCGAGCGCAAGCGCCGCCGTGAGGCTGACAAACCATTGCGCGTAAGCGCCAGTGAAGTGGAAGCAGCACTGACCGAAGCGCTGAACTCAAGCGGTAACTGAGTTCTGCGATAAATGAAGGGTAGGCCCTGACCATTCCGTTCATCGATTCGAGACATTTTGTCGAGGGTTGATGAGCGGGAAGGTCGGGGCCTTGCCTTGACTGGGGACAAGATCCTCTTTAGACTCTTGTACCCCTAAATTTGGCGGGAATTCGTTCCTGCCATTTTGCTTTTCTTGCAAGACAATAGCGTCGCAAGACAACAGTGGAGCTAGTAGATGGCAACTATCAACCAGCTGGTACGTCAGCCGCGTAAGCGTATCGTCGAGAAATCCGACGTGCCTGCGCTGCAAAACTGCCCGCAACGTCGTGGCGTATGCACCCGTGTGTATACAACTACGCCGAAAAAACCTAACTCGGCACTGCGTAAAGTATGCCGTGTGCGCCTGACCAACGGTTTCGAGGTTTCCTCGTACATTGGTGGTGAAGGTCACAACCTGCAAGAGCACAGCGTGGTACTGATCCGTGGCGGTCGTGTAAAAGACTTGCCAGGTGTTCGTTATCACACCGTTCGCGGCTCTTTGGATACTTCCGGCGTTAAAGGTCGTAACCAAGGTCGTTCGAAGTACGGTACCAAGAAGCCGAAGTAGTATTCGGTTACTGGTAAATAATGCAGATTTCTTTTTTTCTGAGTCGATAAGAGTAAGGTCGGACGTGCATCCTCTGGGTGTAATGGTTCCGAGCTAACCTGAAGACCGTTTGAGGGCTTATCCATGCCAAGAAGACGCGTAGCAGCCAAGCGCGAAGTGCTTGACGATCCAAAATACGGAAGCCAAATTCTGGCCAAGTTCATGAACCACGTAATGGAAAGCGGTAAAAAAGCCGTTGCCGAGCGTATCGTTTATGGCGCGCTGGAAAAGGTTAAAGAACGCAAGAACGGCGATCCCCTGGAACTCTTCGAGAAAGCACTCGACGCCATCGCTCCGCTGGTCGAAGTGAAGTCGCGCCGTGTAGGCGGTGCTACTTACCAGGTTCCGGTCGAAGTTCGTCCGTCCCGTCGTAACGCCCTGGCAATGCGCTGGTTGGTAGACTTCGCCCGTAAGCGCGGCGAGAAGTCTATGGCTCTGCGTTTGGCTGGCGAACTGTTGGACGCTGCTGAAGGTAAAGGTGCTGCTGTTAAGAAGCGTGAAGACGTGCACCGTATGGCCGAAGCTAACAAAGCTTTCTCGCACTACCGCTTCTAAATCCAGCGTCACTAATTTTGCGAGGGCTTTATGGCTCGTACTACTCCGATTAATCGCTACCGTAACATTGGTATCGTTGCTCACGTGGATGCTGGTAAAACCACCACCACTGAGCGCGTCCTTTTTTACACTGGCAAAAGTCACAAAATGGGCGAGGTGCATGATGGCGCCGCGACCACAGACTGGATGGTTCAGGAGCAGGAGCGTGGTATTACCATTACTTCTGCTGCTATTACCGCCTTCTGGAAAGGTTCTGCCAAGCAGTACAAAGACGAACACCGTTTCAACGTAATTGATACCCCAGGCCACGTTGACTTCACTATTGAAGTTGAGCGTTCCCTGCGTGTGCTCGATGGCGCGGTTGTGGTGTTCTGCGGTACTTCGGGTGTTGAGCCTCAGTCGGAAACCGTATGGCGTCAAGCCAACAAATACGGCGTTCCACGTCTTGTTTACGTAAACAAGATGGACCGTGCTGGTGCGAACTTCCTGCGCGTAATCGAGCAGATCAAAAAGCGTCTGGGTCACACTCCGGTGCCTATCCAGCTCGCTATCGGTTCTGAAGATAACTTCCAGGGTCAGATCGATCTGATCAATATGGAAGCTGTCTACTGGAATGATGCAGACAAGGGTATGGTCCCTGTTCGCAAAGAAATTCCAGCTGAGCTGAAAGATCTGGCTGATGAGTGGCGCGACAACATGGTTCAGGCTGCGGCCGAAGCCAATGAAGAGCTGATGAACAAGTACCTCGAAGGTGAAGAGTTCACCATCGCGGAAATCAAGGCCGCTCTGCGTCAGCGTACTATCGCTGGTGAGATCGTCTTGGCTGTTTGCGGTTCTTCCTTCAAGAACAAGGGCGTTCCCCTGGTTCTCGACGCCGTTATCGACTTCTTGCCTGCGCCTACCGATATTCCTGCTATCAAGGGTACTGACCCGGATGACGAGACTATCGAGCTGGAGCGTCATGCAGACGACAGCGAGCCGTTCTCGGCTCTGGCGTTCAAGATCGCTACTGACCCATTCGTGGGTACCTTGACTTTCGTCCGTGTTTACTCGGGCGTGTTGAACTCCGGCGACGGCGTAATCAACTCGGTTAAAGGCAAAAAAGAGCGCGTGGGTCGTATGGTGCAAATGCACGCAAACGCCCGTGAAGAGATCAAGGAAGTACGCGCTGGTGACATCGCGGCCTTGATCGGCATGAAGGACGTCACCACTGGTGAAACCTTGTGCAACGCTGACAAGCCAATCATCTTGGTTCGCATGGACTTCCCGGAGCCGGTTATTTCGGTTGCTGTTGAGCCTAAGACCAAAGATGACCAGGAAAAAATGGGTATCGCTCTGGGCAAACTTGCTCAGGAAGATCCATCTTTCCGCGTTAAAACTGATGAAGAGACTGGTCAAACGATCATCTCTGGCATGGGCGAGTTGCACCTGGACATCCTGGTTGACCGGATGCGCCGTGAGTTCAACGTTGAAGCCAACATCGGTAAGCCTCAGGTTTCGTATCGTGAGCGCATCACGAAGAGCTGTGAGATCGAAGGCAAGTTCGTTCGTCAGTCCGGCGGTCGTGGTCAGTTTGGCCATTGCTGGATCCGTTTTGCTCCTGCTGACGAAGGTCAGGAAGGTCTGCAGTTCGTGAACGAAGTGGTAGGTGGTGTGGTTCCTAAGGAATACATCCCGGCTATCCAGAAGGGTATCGAAGAGCAGATGAAGAACGGTGTTGTTGCCGGCTATCCGCTGATCGGCCTGAAGGCTACCGTGTTTGATGGTTCTTACCACGACGTCGACTCCAACGAGATGGCGTTTAAGGTGGCTGCTTCCATGGCTACCAAGCAACTGGCCCAGAAGGGCGGTGGTGAGTTGCTTGAGCCGATCATGGCGGTAGAGGTTGTTACACCTGAAGACTATATGGGTGACGTGATGGGCGACTTGAATCGTCGTCGCGGCATGATCCAGGGTATGGAAGATACGGTTTCCGGCAAAGTTATTCGTGCCGAGGTTCCGTTGGGTGAAATGTTCGGTTATGCGACCGACGTTCGTTCCATGTCTCAGGGTCGCGCAAGCTACTCTATGGAATTCAAAAAATACGATACAGCGCCGTCGCACATCGTCGAAGCTGTTACTAAAAAACAAGGCTGATTTAGTTCAGTCCTTTAGGCAAGGAGTTAATTGTCGTGGCTAAAGAAAAATTTGATCGTTCCCTACCGCACGTCAACGTTGGCACTATCGGTCACGTTGACCATGGTAAAACCACGCTGACTGCAGCTCTGACTCGTGTTTGCTCCGAAGTTTTCGGTTCGGCAATCGTTGACTTCGATAAAATCGACAGCGCGCCAGAAGAAAAAGCTCGTGGTATCACCATCAACACTGCGCACGTTGAATACAACTCGAAAATTCGTCACTACGCTCACGTTGACTGCCCAGGTCACGCTGACTACGTGAAGAACATGATCACCGGTGCTGCCCAGATGGACGGCGCGATCCTGGTTTGTTCGGCTGCTGATGGTCCGATGCCGCAAACTCGTGAGCACATCCTGCTGTCCCGTCAGGTTGGCGTTCCGTACATCGTGGTTTTCCTGAACAAGGCTGACCTGGTAGACGACGCTGAGCTGCTGGAACTGGTTGAGATGGAAGTGCGCGATCTGCTGAGCACTTACGACTTCCCAGGTGACGACACTCCGATCATTATCGGTTCTGCTCGTATGGCTCTGGAAGGCAAAGACGACAACGAAATGGGCACCACTGCCGTTCGTAAACTGGTTGAGACTCTGGACAGCTACATCCCAGAACCAGTTCGTCTGACCGACAAGCCGTTCCTGATGCCAATCGAAGACGTATTCTCGATCTCTGGTCGCGGTACTGTTGTGACTGGTCGTATCGAGCGCGGTATCGTTCGCGTTCAAGATCCGCTGGAAATCGTTGGTCTGCGTGACACTACTGTTACCACCTGCACCGGCGTTGAAATGTTCCGTAAGCTGCTCGACGAAGGTCGTGCAGGCGAGAACTGCGGCGTTCTGTTGCGTGGCACCAAGCGTGACGACGTTGAGCGTGGTCAGGTTCTGGTTAAGCCAGGCACTGTTAAGCCTCACACCAAGTTCACCGCAGAAGTTTACGTTCTGAGCAAAGAAGAAGGCGGCCGTCATACTCCGTTCTTCAAAGGCTATCGTCCACAGTTCTACTTCCGTACTACTGACGTGACTGGTAACTGCGAGCTGCCAGAAGGCGTTGAAATGGTAATGCCAGGTGACAACATTCAAATGACTGTTACCCTGATCAAAACCATCGCGATGGAAGATGGTCTGCGTTTCGCTATCCGTGAAGGCGGTCGTACCGTCGGCGCTGGCGTCGTAGCCAAAATCATCGAGTAATCGATGATTGCATGAAAAAGCCCCCGCTCAGCGGGGGCTTTTTTTATTGAGTTGACACCTAGTGGGGTCGTCTATAGAATTGCGCCTCCTTTTAACGGGCGTATTGCGCTCGGTGGGAATAGCAATCTGGAGTCTGAAATCCAATGCAAAATCAGCAAATCCGTATCAGGTTGAAGGCTTTTGACCATCGCCTGATCGACCAATCAACCCAGGAAATCGTGGAAACCGCGAAACGTACTGGTGCTCAAGTGCGTGGTCCAATTCCACTGCCTACCCGTAAAGAGCGGTTCACCGTTCTGGTCTCCCCGCACGTCAACAAAGACGCGCGTGACCAGTACGAGATCCGTACTCATAAGCGCGTTCTGGACATCGTCCAGCCAACGGATAAAACCGTTGATGCACTTATGAAGCTTGATCTTGCGGCCGGTGTGGAAGTGCAGATCAGCCTCGGCTAAGACTTGGGTCTTAGTCGTGTAACGCTCTGAAATGGGCGGCCATAGCGGGTGAAAGCCCCGTACACTCATGAGGTTTACAACATGACTATTGGTGTAGTCGGTCGTAAATGCGGTATGACCCGTATTTTCACCGAAGAAGGTGTCTCCATTCCGGTCACGGTCATTGAGATCGAACCGAATCGCGTCACCCAGTTCAAAACTGAAGAAACCGATGGCTATCGTGCAGTGCAAGTCACTGTCGGCGAGCGTCGCGCTTCGCGTGTAACAGCTGCTCAGGCGGGTCACTTCGCCAAGGCAAACGTTGCAGCTGGTCGTACCGTGCTGGAATTCCGTCTTGAAGAAGGCGAGTACCAAGCAGGCGACCTGATCAACGCTGAAATCTTCGCTGCTGGTCAACTGGTTGATGTAACCGGTCAGTCCAAAGGTAAAGGCTTCCAGGGTACGATCAAGCGTTGGAATTTCCGTGGCCAAGATAACACTCACGGTAACTCCGTTTCCCACCGCGTCCCGGGCTCTATTGGCCAGTGCCAGACTCCTGGTCGTGTATTCAAGGGCAAGAAAATGTCCGGTCATATGGGCGCTGAGCGCGTGACCGTACAGTCCCTCGAAGTAGTGCGCGTCGACGCTGAACGCAATCTGTTGTTGGTCAAGGGTGCTGTTCCTGGCGCTACTGGCGGCAACCTGGTTGTACGTCCGGCGGCCAAGGCTCGCGGTTAAGGGGAAGCTGACATGCAATTAAACGTAAATGACGCTCAAGCGATCGAAGTTTCCGAACTGACTTTCGGCGGCGAGTTCAACGAGACGCTGGTTCACCAAGCAGTCGTGGCCTACATGGCCGGCGGCCGTCAAGGTAGCAAGCAGCAAAAGACCCGTTCCGACGTTCGTGGTGGCGGTAAGCGCCCTTGGCGTCAGAAAGGTACTGGCCGTGCTCGTGCCGGTACTATCCGTAGCCCAATCTGGCGTGGCGGCGGTACCACTTTCGCAGCTCGTCCACAGGATCACTCTCAGAAGCTCAACAAGAAGATGTATCGCGCAGCAATGCGTTCCATCCTTGCTGAACTGGTGCGTACTGATCGTCTGGTCGTGGTTCAGGACTTCGCTGTTGAAGCACCGAAAACCAAAGATCTGCTGAACAAACTGACTGGCATGGGTCTGACAGACGTCCTGATCGTGTCCGAAGTTGTTGATCAGAACCTGTACCTGGCTGCTCGTAACCTGCCACACGTTGATGTACGTGACGTGCAAGGTTCCGATCCAGTTAGTCTGATCGCATACGACAAGGTGTTGATCACCGTGTCGGCCGTGAAGAAATTCGAGGAGCTGCTGGGATGAACCAGGAACGCGTATTTAAAGTTCTGCTTGGCCCGCACGTTTCCGAGAAGGCTACGGTTCTGGCAGACAAGAAAGGCCAGTTCGTTTTCAAGGTTGCTACTGATGCAACCAAGCTGGAAATCAAGAAGGCCGTCGAAAGCCTGTTCAGCGTGAAAGTTGAGCGTGTTACTACCCTGAATGTTCTGGGTAAGAGCAAGCGCACAGCTCGCGGCGTGGGCAAGCGTAATGACTGGAAGAAGGCAGTAATCTCCCTTCAGCCAGGCCAAGATCTCGATTTCAGCAGCAGTGCTGAGTAAGGAAGGGGTGCATCATGGCAATCGTTAAATGCAAACCGACTTCCCCTGGCCGCCGTCATGTGGTCAAGGTGGTCAACCAGGAGCTGCATAAAGGCGCTCCTCACGCACCGCTGCTCGAGAAAAAATCGAAGTCTGGTGGTCGTAACAACAATGGCCGTATTACCACGCGTCACATCGGTGGTGGTCATAAGCAGCATTATCGTTTGGTCGATTTCCGTCGCAACGACAAAGATGGCATTCCAGCCACTGTTGAGCGCATCGAATACGATCCAAACCGTACTGCTCACATTGCTCTTATGTTGTACGCAGACGGCGAACGCCGTTACATCATCGCCCCTAAAGGCGTGAGCGCTGGTGACCAGCTGATCGCAGGTGCTTTGGCGCCGATCAAGCCAGGTAACTCGCTGCAGCTGCGTAGCATTCCAGTAGGTAGCACCGTACACGGCATCGAATTGAAGCCGGGTAAAGGCGCGCAAATCGCACGTTCCGCTGGTGCTTCGGCTCAGCTGGTAGCTCGCGATGGTGTCTACGTGACCCTGCGTCTGCGCTCTGGTGAAATGCGTAAAGTATTGGCTGAATGCCGTGCAACGCTGGGCGAAGTCTCGAACTCCGAGCACAGCCTGCGTTCGCTGGGTAAAGCTGGTGCCAAACGCTGGCGTGGCGTTCGCCCAACCGTTCGTGGTGTTGCCATGAACCCGGTTGACCACCCACATGGTGGTGGTGAAGGTCGTACCTCTGGTGGTCGTCATCCGGTATCGCCATGGGGCTTCCCGACTAAGGGCGCGAAGACTCGTGGTAATAAGCGTACCGACAAAATGATCGTCCGTCGTCGCAAGTAAATAGAGGGATACGACAGTGCCACGTTCTCTGAAAAAAGGTCCTTTTATTGATCTTCACCTACTGAAGAAGATCGAAGTGGCGGCGGAAAAGAACGATCGCAAACCGGTGAAAACCTGGTCGCGTCGTTCGATGATCCTGCCACAAATGGTCGGTCTGACCATCGCTGTGCATAACGGTCGTCTTCATGTCCCAGTTCTCGTGAACGAAGACATGGTTGGCCATAAACTAGGCGAGTTTGCCGGTACCCGCACTTATCGTGGGCACGTGGCAGACAAGAAAGCCAAGCGTTAAGGGGTAAGGAACGATGGAAGTAGCCGCTAAGTTGTCGGGCGCTCGAATCTCCGCCCAGAAAGCCCGCTTGGTCGCCGACCAGATCCGCGGGAAGAAGGTGGGCGAAGCGCTCAACCTGTTGGCTTTCAGCAACAAGAAAGCCGCCGAGATCATCAAGAAAGTGCTGGAGTCGGCCGTAGCCAACGCCGAGCATAACGAAGGCGCTGACGTTGACGACCTTAAAGTCGCCACCGTTTTCGTCAACGAAGGGCGTTCGCTGAAGCGCATCATGCCGCGTGCCAAAGGCCGCGCTGATCGCATCGTCAAGCGGTCTTGCCATATCACTGTCAAGGTTGCTGACAAGTAACGGAGTCGAAGAGATGGGTCAGAAAGTACATCCCATTGGCATTCGCCTGGGAATCGTCAAGGAGCACACCTCCGTCTGGTACGCAGACGGTCGGACTTATGCGGACTACTTGTTCGCTGATCTGAAGGTGCGTGAATACCTCCAAGACAAACTAAAAAGCGCGTCCGTAAGCCGTATCGATATCCATCGTCCGGCCCAAACTGCACGCATCACCATCCACACCGCTCGTCCAGGTATCGTTATCGGGAAGAAAGGTGAAGATGTTGAGAAGCTGCGTCAGGACCTGACCAAGCAAATGGGTGTGCCTGTGCACATCAATATCGAAGAGATCCGCAAGCCGGAACTCGACGGTATGCTGGTTGCGCAGAGCGTAGCTCAGCAGCTGGAGCGTCGTGTAATGTTCCGTCGCGCGATGAAACGCGCTGTACAGAACGCTATGCGCATTGGTGCCAAAGGCATCAAAATCCAAGTGAGCGGTCGTCTCGGCGGTGCTGAAATTGCACGTACTGAATGGTATCGCGAAGGTCGTGTGCCGTTGCACACCCTGCGTGCCGACATCGACTATGCCAACTACGAAGCTCACACCACTTACGGTGTGATCGGTGTAAAGGTTTGGATCTTCAAAGGCGAAGTAATTGGTGGTCGCCAAGAAGAGCTGAAACCACAAGCACCAGCGCCTCGTAAAAAAGCTGCTAAGTAAGGGGTACGCCAAATGTTACAACCTAAGCGTACGAAGTTCCGCAAGCAAATGACTGGCCACAACCGTGGCTTGGCATTGCGCGGTAGCAAAGTCAGCTTCGGCGAGTATGCGCTGAAGTCTGTTGCTCGTGGTCGCCTCACCGCTCGTCAGATCGAATCAGCGCGTCGTGCACTGACCCGTCACGTTAAGCGTGGTGGCAAGATCTGGATCCGTGTATTCCCGGACAAGCCTATTTCCAAAAAGCCACTCGAAGTTCGAATGGGTAAAGGTAAGGGTAACGTCGAATACTGGGTTGCCCAGATTCAGCCAGGCAAAGTCCTGTATGAAATCGAGGGTGTTTCTGAAGAGCTGGCGCGTGAGGCTTTCGCCCTGGCTGCTGCAAAGCTGCCGCTCGCCACCTCCTTTGTTAAACGGACGGTGATGTGATGAAAG
This window encodes:
- the rplC gene encoding 50S ribosomal protein L3, whose protein sequence is MTIGVVGRKCGMTRIFTEEGVSIPVTVIEIEPNRVTQFKTEETDGYRAVQVTVGERRASRVTAAQAGHFAKANVAAGRTVLEFRLEEGEYQAGDLINAEIFAAGQLVDVTGQSKGKGFQGTIKRWNFRGQDNTHGNSVSHRVPGSIGQCQTPGRVFKGKKMSGHMGAERVTVQSLEVVRVDAERNLLLVKGAVPGATGGNLVVRPAAKARG
- the rplD gene encoding 50S ribosomal protein L4, with the translated sequence MQLNVNDAQAIEVSELTFGGEFNETLVHQAVVAYMAGGRQGSKQQKTRSDVRGGGKRPWRQKGTGRARAGTIRSPIWRGGGTTFAARPQDHSQKLNKKMYRAAMRSILAELVRTDRLVVVQDFAVEAPKTKDLLNKLTGMGLTDVLIVSEVVDQNLYLAARNLPHVDVRDVQGSDPVSLIAYDKVLITVSAVKKFEELLG
- the rplW gene encoding 50S ribosomal protein L23 — its product is MNQERVFKVLLGPHVSEKATVLADKKGQFVFKVATDATKLEIKKAVESLFSVKVERVTTLNVLGKSKRTARGVGKRNDWKKAVISLQPGQDLDFSSSAE
- the rplB gene encoding 50S ribosomal protein L2, with the translated sequence MAIVKCKPTSPGRRHVVKVVNQELHKGAPHAPLLEKKSKSGGRNNNGRITTRHIGGGHKQHYRLVDFRRNDKDGIPATVERIEYDPNRTAHIALMLYADGERRYIIAPKGVSAGDQLIAGALAPIKPGNSLQLRSIPVGSTVHGIELKPGKGAQIARSAGASAQLVARDGVYVTLRLRSGEMRKVLAECRATLGEVSNSEHSLRSLGKAGAKRWRGVRPTVRGVAMNPVDHPHGGGEGRTSGGRHPVSPWGFPTKGAKTRGNKRTDKMIVRRRK
- the rpsS gene encoding 30S ribosomal protein S19, with the translated sequence MPRSLKKGPFIDLHLLKKIEVAAEKNDRKPVKTWSRRSMILPQMVGLTIAVHNGRLHVPVLVNEDMVGHKLGEFAGTRTYRGHVADKKAKR
- the rplV gene encoding 50S ribosomal protein L22, with amino-acid sequence MEVAAKLSGARISAQKARLVADQIRGKKVGEALNLLAFSNKKAAEIIKKVLESAVANAEHNEGADVDDLKVATVFVNEGRSLKRIMPRAKGRADRIVKRSCHITVKVADK
- the rpsC gene encoding 30S ribosomal protein S3: MGQKVHPIGIRLGIVKEHTSVWYADGRTYADYLFADLKVREYLQDKLKSASVSRIDIHRPAQTARITIHTARPGIVIGKKGEDVEKLRQDLTKQMGVPVHINIEEIRKPELDGMLVAQSVAQQLERRVMFRRAMKRAVQNAMRIGAKGIKIQVSGRLGGAEIARTEWYREGRVPLHTLRADIDYANYEAHTTYGVIGVKVWIFKGEVIGGRQEELKPQAPAPRKKAAK
- the rplP gene encoding 50S ribosomal protein L16: MLQPKRTKFRKQMTGHNRGLALRGSKVSFGEYALKSVARGRLTARQIESARRALTRHVKRGGKIWIRVFPDKPISKKPLEVRMGKGKGNVEYWVAQIQPGKVLYEIEGVSEELAREAFALAAAKLPLATSFVKRTVM